The genomic segment TGAGCAAGCTAAACGTCTAAGGTTGTGCGGAAGTTTAAAACCTTTGAAGAACATGGTCTAGGTTGTACCACCTTGGAAAAGCATTCTATAAAACTAATTGATGGGGCAGAGCCCGTGAAAGACCGTCATTATCCTATGTCACCTGCAATTCGGGCAATAACGTATCAAGAAGTGGATAATATGCTGGCCTTAAACGTCATAGAGGAGAGTGAAAGCCTGTGGAGTAGCCGAACGACCGGGTAAAAACCGATTCTGTCTGGACGCTCGCAAATTTAATAAACTCACGGTGAAAGACGCTTATCCACTGCAGAGCAAGGAGAATGTCTTGGTGTACTGGGACGATCTGTTGATCATATCAAGCGATTTTGATGAGCATCTGCGTTTGCTAAACGAAGTAGCCGAATGCCTAAAGAAAGCCAACTGAAAGATGAAAAAATCCCAGTTTTGCTTCCGTCAGTTGAAATATTTGGGTTTTATTGTGGGCGAAGGGATTTTAAGAACCGACCCTGAAAAGATTGAGGTCATTAGGAAGATCAAGGTGCCCAAAAATGCAAGAGAGGTCAGAAGTTTTCTTGGAACTGCAGGGTGGTACCGCAATTTTATTAAAGACTTCGCCACTATCTCAGCCCCACTCACCGACACACTAAAAAAGTCCACCAAGTTTATCATCGATGACAGcgccataaaagcttttgagAATCTCAAAAAGGCATTAACTTCCGCACCAGTGTTACGTCACGCCGATTTCTCTAACAGATTTTATATCCAGTATGATGCATAGGAATACGGGATAGGTGCAGTGTTATTCCAGCTAAGCAGTGAAGGGGAGGAACACCCCATAGCATTCTACTCTCAGAAGCTCAATAAATGCCAGAAAAAATATAGCGTCCCTGAAAAGGAGTGTCTCGCAGCTGTGATGGCCATCCGCAAATTCCGACCCTATGTGGAGCTCATGGAGTTCACCGTTATCACCGATCATGCGAGTTTGTAATGGCTGATGAACCTGAAGGATCTCAGCGGTCGTTTAGCTCGATGGTCATTGCAACTCAAGGGGAATAGCTTCAACATTGAGCATCGAAAGGGGAAGGAATAAGTGGTAGCGGATATGCTCTCACGACTACCCACAGTTGACGAAATCGAAATAGACCAAGTCTTGGACTTCGAGACCACTGAGTTTGACAGTGACATATATAAAGAGCTTCGAGAGGTTGTGAAAAGCAACCAAGAGAAATTGCCTGATCTCAAGATTATCGATAACATGATATTCAAGAAGGCCCATGCATCGTATGAACCTGAAATACAAGAATGCCAATGGATCCCTGAGACGTTAACGCATGTACTAATCGAACAAGCTCATACCAACACCACAGCTGCCCATGGAGGCATATCCAAGACGTTGCATCGGTTAAAGGAGAAGTACTACTGGCCGCAAATGGTGTCACAAGTGCGACAATACGTCACCAATTGCACGGTATGCAAGAAAACCCAGTGACGAGGTGGTAACCCAACGTCCTTTTCAAAACATGTATATAGATTTCTTGGGTAAATATCCACGCTCGAAAAGTGGCAATGCTTTTATTTTCATTCAGCAAGTTCACGTTCTTGAAAGCGATGCGGGAAGCAACAGCTTCCAATGTGGTGAAATTCTTGGCACAGGAAATATTCCGGAAGTTTGGCGTACCCGAAACGGTGCATAGTGACAACGGGGCCCAGTTCATATCAAAAACGTTTAAAGGCATGATATAGACATATGGTATTAACCACCAACAAACTGCACCCTATGCCCCACAGTCCACATAAGAAGAGGGACTCCCTAAACTGGGCTCGGAAATTCGATGCACAGGCTactccaaagactacacgtctagattcggaaactgcaccgcaatcagccaaaaggctgcggtaaCATGGAGGGCATCACATGCCTAAAACACctgggcgaacaatagtaagatggatTCAAGAATCTTTGCTAATATCgttagggacagtttggtgatggcagttgtcgacaagggagaagaacagggctgcatacctaggaataattggagcgggatagtcaatggacagtcatcagtatactccgatgtctttgcggaatttcctgggtctcctccagtttgtgacgatgcaggctgatatcggggccgatacagactaattgcctcggggatcaacgctcaattgaaatgtaccgttgtgcgctaaaagggattggtgagatctggccaggtgcagcactagatttagccAAGAAGGACGATATTCCTTTTtaaccaatggcgcatgcttggataccctcagatcctgaatcgatatttggaagactaagggaatgtaatcccactCTTTCGACccccgactggaagattggtagattggatgaggctgacggCGACCGGAGATGTGCAGTactcgtactaaactccggctgtctcgcataTCTCAACAAGTCTGGACTCAAGGTTTGCGCtggcggggaagcacggaactcaaaaagtacttcgacagcaacaGATAGTGAAGCATTAAAGGAGGAAACCTCGACATCGCAAGTATCCAGTGTCttaaggaagagtggttccacagctttctcacctgcccctgcaTGCGTACGGAacctcatcatgacaagatctaacgaatcttgtgaggatgaactcctggtggaatcagaatacgaggctaacgcaacagtggtggaagttctgaatcctgactatagtCTGGTTTCTAAAGATATAATTTCACCATTGTAAGGGCGCTTCGGTGGCACTAAAGGTCTTCcggatggcagggggatttgatgtGGTTCTTATTCAGGGACCATGGGACTGTGGGAGAATAGTTCGTGGATTaaaaattccgggatttaaactactcaagggtacggggaatgggagatacagagcctgtattcttgcaaagagtagtctaatatttttcttcttccgtcgctaagcactaacGATTAAGTAGttgccagccttgaaataaacaagtcccATTAGCGACTGGCTTCCCtacatatatggcacacgattgagagatgccgccttcaaatctTAAATctctggttgaagccgcttctgagAAAGCAGATATGAGCAAGTTCGGATGTCAAGGagaggggtgagctgcttatcgtatatattataaattgcaatgtggcgatttgtaataaaggggataaaccgacctttattaccagaaacaggcaggaggtcgttatattagttttagccttggagaaaatactgaagtagtggtccctcggccaaacagaagaaaggcgggttgggataaatttcagcacaaattctgcaccactatcccttctagaccagaaaaggaagtggaaactacggatgATATAGTGCCCTAGTGCCAAGACAAGggtcaaacagcgaccgccatggtggaccccagagctggttggtctaaggaacgactgcagaaaactctccaACAGAGCAAaaaccacaagagcaccacacgatttggacatctataaggctgagctaagaaaatataaaggcgagcttagaaaggctgagaacaaatcctgggtagaattctgcaactccgtggaggatacatctgaggtctctaggctaaggaagattctgtcctcgagacatATTAcagtggggtatatccagaagccagataatgtatggacaatgtctagtgaggaaacactagaaccacTCGTTAACACACATTTCCccagaaattctccaacggacaacgtggcgccagaagaggttgtcattgatatgcattcgtcggaggccattaggaaaattgtgtctgagccgaaaatccttcgggcgataagaagtttcgactcctttaagtcgccaggccctgatgatgtatcaccggttgaattacaagctgtgtctgatagacttgttccctggcttagcgagatatactctgcttgtatcagaatgttatatatacctgtgggatggagggacacgaaggtcattttcattccggaAGCAAGCAAAccataccacacgaaggcgaaagattttcgtcctatcagtctgtcatcctttatgctgaagactcttgagaggctGACAAAAACATGTCTTAGggtaaagatccctggagatcgcctgtcgtggcagcagcatgcatatagtaaaggcaaatccactaaaacagcccttcacgacctagtcggctacaaagagggttctctcgctgtcaaggaatatacaatggtagcatttcttgacatagaaggtgctttcaataatgtaaaaccgacatcaatcatgaaggagttggagtttctaggcatcaactctactgtAATAAAGTTTATTAATACCTTACTtattaaaagatgcattacgacagggatctgtggatctaaaaagattggTCAGCAGatgaacacctcaaggaggtgtactatcTTCTCAACTTTggaatcacagccgcactgaggactacaccatcagacattgtggctagacaaattgcagcgttCACTGCCGTgtggttaagggagctttctcattggtcatgtggcagctacggacactgtgttatacttgatacaatatccgatgttccagcaAGTCctgtaccacttttcctgatagaaccgattgcaactacaatatccctggtagaAGAAGTTACATATACTTCTATactgatggttccaaactaaaagaccaggtgggctttggggtgtactctaaagatctagaactagtcatatcgaaaaggtcacccgaccactgcagtgtgtatcaagcagagatccttgcaattaagtaagtgatggaatgactaagatttaatgtcattacgacgattggcataaatatcttttcagacagccattaaatccctggagaacgcatttctgaacacaaaaacctccctcAACTGTCTCAGATCTCTCCCTGGGataccacagagatatcccagggaattgttaagcggacgagcttgcgagactaggaattaccctacatattccagggacactggaatctgtggctatgcctctagcgacatgtaagcttagttttcaggaccagtcccgaaggataactaatgatagatggtcacaaagagggggctgtgagcattccaaaactatatggcctaatctTGATTTGAAGAGgtgtactgctttgctgtcataggctagaaaagacgtctcagtcgttgttttcttcatgacaggtcactgtctaatcggaaaacatactgatAGACTGGAGGTtgctagcaacgacttttgcagaagctgtcaggggatcgaagaagaaaatactatagaacaccttctgtgtgtatgtcccgtacgagcagtcaaaaggagttctacattaagttctcatttcttttagaacctgtctgatttagcggatgggaacatttgcaagttgttaggctttttaaagcgatctggatggttcaacggtaggaactagaaggcattttccttcttctgttcctgtggtatcacaatggacgagaacgtcttagtgagtctaatggcagactgccacttaaacctaacctaacccaaatcATCTGCTTGGAAGATTTGATATTTTCACAATCACAATTTTCACATgcgtatttttttgttttcataattGATTCGGCTTCTATTTCTTGATATGGTGTCTCGTTTATGAAAGGGAAAGCTGGCATACGTTTTTCACTCAACATTGAATTTGGCTCTCATCGGTGGGTGAACAAAACAATAACTTATGAATTTATCTGGGCCagaaaaattattaaacttTATTCTTCTTCGAACTTCGGCAAACATTCTTCTGCCCAGCCGGCATTCGACGTTATGAGTTGTAAATAATCCACCAGGGTTACAcagaaaaatgttgttgttgggaAAACTACCCTACCTTCTAAGTTCTTGTAGCATTGACACAACCCTATGGCGATGGTGGCGCAAATCCCAACTAGGCTGTAAAATATTTGAATACTTCcaaattgacattctagtttttatttccATTATCATGTGTTGCAGCCACTATATCTAaagatttattattattataaatgtgtgcattataaattaaaacaactaATATGTGAAAATAggaacaaaatgtaaaaaaaattgaacaaaaatccaAACCATGGCGaaataattaaaggtggtctcatttgtacatcaaacacaaatcatatggtgcaatccgccatcttgccatcaagctgatcaacgtattgccaacacacacaaagaaatttgtgtgcgtgtgcgtTCATTAGCAGAGAATAtccgagaaagaagataactacaaagagaatgcaaacaaatatCTTACATCTTAATACCATCAAACCTGactggctgttaacagctgtttgcgtgagaccaccttcttAAAGGCGCCTGTGTCAACAGTGAAAAACGAGCATAGTACCTGCCATTAGGTGTAAAGATCTCTTAAGAAAATACTAATATTTTTAGCTTTTGTTGTACGACAAGTCACAGCTGCTTTGCATTTGCAAACGTACGCCACTTTACGTGGGCTATAATTGTTAACATCAAGTGCATTTCTGTGTGTTAAGGTGCGTCTTCGCAAATTCCTCATATTTCTCAATTTGCGTCCTACCACGAAGTAATTTTTTGCAATCAAAGTCACGAAAAAGCAGCTCTAAAAATGGTGCAAACATAAAGAAGGAAATATGCCAAAGTAGATAGgatatttttgaaaatctaTACATACAAGGGCAAAAATATTTGGTATTTAAGGTGCACTGCAAATTCCCTGGCAGACGGACACCAGCGAAAGTGAAGTATAAGCAAGAAGGCCAATCAAGTTGGCCAAGCTGGGAATAAGAATACtctgcaaaaaaagttggaatacatatgcaaaataaattccaAACAACATGGCAACATTAAATATCAAGCCTGTCGTGACGACGGTGGGAggaggtaatttttttttcagtagaTGTTGCATGTGTTGGGAATTTTAACCCATGCCCTTTTGTTTTCAGCCAATGCCAATTTATTGTCTAATTTACCATCAACCGCAGAAAAGAATAAACAATGGCAAAGAGAACTTCTTATGGAGCGTATACGCTCGCATTCGTCACAGCACAAAACATTTCAGGAGCTCTCCAAAGGTATGCGTATGGGAATGTTAGAGAAACGTTATCCGCTGGATGCTGTGGAAAAATCCAATCTGCAAAAATGTTTGGATAACATGCAACACTGCATTAAGGTCACCTCTCGCCAGGGTCTGGTCGAAAGATTGGAAAGTCTTTCGCGTCAGCTGAGTTTGAAATTTTCCGATGATACAAAGGCTTTGTTCATATCAACTGATATGTTTTATCTGGAGATACTTTTGGACTCTAATGGCTCGTTGACGGATGTTAAGGTACATCATGAGTCGAAGGTGGAGCAACAATCTTGTAGTGAGTTGGTAGACTGCTTAAATCGAGGAGATTTTGCTGATTTCACTGCGCAGCTGGAGGGTTTCTCTTCGATATATCAACTGAACGCGGAATCAAAAGTTAAAATCAAAGCATACGATGCAATGCAGGCTATGGAGACGGATTTGTACAATATATTCcaaatgcaaaacttctctaaagaTGCGGCTCAAGTTTTGCAAGATTCAGCGGTGGGAATTGTGATGCAACGTCGTGGTGGCCATCCCATGAGACTTGTATACTTTGTATCTCCGTATGATTTGATATCCTTGGAAACCAAGACCTTGCAACCTATAAATTTGGATACGTTTAGtaataagaaaatcggttttagTGTTACGGTGAACTTGGAAGCCTCCTCAGCCAACAAATTACAAATACTACCCACAGTAACGTTTTCAAAGGATCCTCAAAGTGGCATGGATATGCCGGTATTTGCTCCTTTGACGCAAATGAATTCCATGCTCTTGCCTGCAACTTTTGTTCTAAGACTAAATAAATCCTTGCCGGTATGCTACAATACAATGCGCGCAATGGGATTGTGCCCGGCAGCCATGGGTGGTGATAATACTGCCTCCATGAGCTCGTCCTCAACATTGGAGTCCCAAAATAAGCCACCGGTTATAGCGAATATCATGAGTTTGGTGATACAGACGGCATCGGAACAACAGACCAAGACTTCCCAAAAGGGATTGTTTGTGTGTCTGCCAGATCAAACGCATTGCTATTTCTTTACGGAAAACAAGCTGATGAaggttgataattttttttttttcaaaattttaaacatttagtTAATATTGATTGTTTCCCCGTTCTTTACTCTGCAGTCAACTTTGATACACTCTGTGCCGTTTACTGAACCCTCACAAGTTCATAAAATCTTGGAATTCTTGAAAAAGATGGCTTTGTTCTACTCCTTGCTGGCAAGTTGTGTGCGGCCACAATCCAAAATGGGAATTGGTAAGTGATCAtgatttatattttcatttgaaggaattttttattgaattgaatatttagACGTGGATTCCACTACTGTACTGGAAGTTAATGCAATATCCTTTCAACAAATCTCCGTGGCCCTGCAACATCCTTATGAGGAGTCCATGGCCACTGTTGAGTTTGATTTACGGAGTGGAGTGCCTCAATGCACCATCTATAGCATTAGCAAGAACTATGACATACTCTCCATCAAGTTGACCAGTATCGTACAAAAATGCCTCTCTATACCTGTAACTATTAGGGCCTTACTCAAGTTTTGGGATCAAGAACgcataaaaatgtttcaacgTAATCTGGGTGCAACAACTGCGGCTCTAGGTGGTTCAGGCGGCGGTCCCAGCGCCACAAGTGGAGGTGGCAATCCACATAGTTCATATGGAAATTTTAGTATGACCGGTGGTTCCAACGATCCTGGAGGTGGAATGGGCCGAATGCCAGGTATGGGTGGCGGCGGTAGTGGTGGTTTGCCTGGAGGTGTTCCCATCAAAATGGAAACCAATTCTGTGGGCCAACAGAGATTATCGTCGCAAATGCCGGCGGTGGGATCTGCAGGGTTTCTTAAGTTCAAAAGTGCTGCTGGTGATATTAAGCAGGAGGATTTTCATGAGAGCCCAAAGAGTCAAACAACAACTTCAATTCTAGCAGCCGATACTATGACTGCATCGAACCTAATGCAATCTAATTTAGAAGTGAACTCTTTGggccatcaacaacaacaacaacaacaaaaacaactagaACAACAGATTGCTGATCATGATATTGCcgataaatacaaaaatatttggaaagaCAAAACCACCAATCTAAAAAATTCTGTAAGTATTACACCCATCAATGCGGAAAGCTCAAACTCAACGCCACTGGATGTCAAACGTACTGGTGGCATAGAGATTATCCCCCTTACAGGACAATCAAATAATCCCTCTGTAAATGCTGCATCCAATGCAACGAGTCCCATAAATAATAATGGATCCACTACCATTACCATAACACCCATAAATGCTGGTTCTTCGTCCTTGGCCACGTCTTCCTCAAGCTTGGTTAATAAAGAGAAAAAGTTGGCATCATCATCTGCAAATAGTTTGGGACCATCAGTAGGCACAATACCATCTTCCTCATCCTCCTCCTCGTCGTCGTCCTCATCGAGCAAGCGTTCTCTAGATTCGTCGGAGGGCCAAAAAGATAAAAAGCGTAAAAAGAGAAGAGATGATTCGCCTATGGGGCCtccagaaaagattttctcaagacaaaattcaCCGGCAGGTTCCAGTGAGGCAGCTGTAACAACAGTGGCTCGCAAATTTTCTTCACCCTCCTCATCACCCAAAGGATCCTCCGGTGGTCTACTGGCAACTTCGGTGGCGGGTTCCTCCCTTTCAGCGCGGCCTAGTCCCAAGCACTCACCTGTTTACAGCAGCCCCAAACACAACACTGCCTCGAATAGCCCCAAATCACCGTTTGGCACCCATTCTTCTCCCAAGCATGGCTCTTCGGGTAAGCCTAGCATGTCTACCCTCAAAAGCGCCACAGCTGCCAGTCCAAAGGAAAAATCATCCAGCTcgtcttcttccatgacctcagCTTCTGTACTAAGTACAGCAGCCTTGGTAAGGTCATTGACATCATCATCTGGCTCATCCTCCTCCACTTCT from the Stomoxys calcitrans chromosome 1, idStoCalc2.1, whole genome shotgun sequence genome contains:
- the LOC131995591 gene encoding uncharacterized protein LOC131995591 — encoded protein: MLSRLPTVDEIEIDQVLDFETTEFDSDIYKELREVVKSNQEKLPDLKIIDNMIFKKAHASYEPEIQECQWIPETLTHVLIEQAHTNTTAAHGGISKTLHRLKEKYYWPQMVSQVRQYVTNCTVCKKTQ
- the LOC106087871 gene encoding mediator of RNA polymerase II transcription subunit 1 isoform X2; the protein is MATLNIKPVVTTVGGANANLLSNLPSTAEKNKQWQRELLMERIRSHSSQHKTFQELSKGMRMGMLEKRYPLDAVEKSNLQKCLDNMQHCIKVTSRQGLVERLESLSRQLSLKFSDDTKALFISTDMFYLEILLDSNGSLTDVKVHHESKVEQQSCSELVDCLNRGDFADFTAQLEGFSSIYQLNAESKVKIKAYDAMQAMETDLYNIFQMQNFSKDAAQVLQDSAVGIVMQRRGGHPMRLVYFVSPYDLISLETKTLQPINLDTFSNKKIGFSVTVNLEASSANKLQILPTVTFSKDPQSGMDMPVFAPLTQMNSMLLPATFVLRLNKSLPVCYNTMRAMGLCPAAMGGDNTASMSSSSTLESQNKPPVIANIMSLVIQTASEQQTKTSQKGLFVCLPDQTHCYFFTENKLMKSTLIHSVPFTEPSQVHKILEFLKKMALFYSLLASCVRPQSKMGIDVDSTTVLEVNAISFQQISVALQHPYEESMATVEFDLRSGVPQCTIYSISKNYDILSIKLTSIVQKCLSIPVTIRALLKFWDQERIKMFQRNLGATTAALGGSGGGPSATSGGGNPHSSYGNFSMTGGSNDPGGGMGRMPGMGGGGSGGLPGGVPIKMETNSVGQQRLSSQMPAVGSAGFLKFKSAAGDIKQEDFHESPKSQTTTSILAADTMTASNLMQSNLEVNSLGHQQQQQQQKQLEQQIADHDIADKYKNIWKDKTTNLKNSVSITPINAESSNSTPLDVKRTGGIEIIPLTGQSNNPSVNAASNATSPINNNGSTTITITPINAGSSSLATSSSSLVNKEKKLASSSANSLGPSVGTIPSSSSSSSSSSSSSKRSLDSSEGQKDKKRKKRRDDSPMGPPEKIFSRQNSPAGSSEAAVTTVARKFSSPSSSPKGSSGGLLATSVAGSSLSARPSPKHSPVYSSPKHNTASNSPKSPFGTHSSPKHGSSGKPSMSTLKSATAASPKEKSSSSSSSMTSASVLSTAALVSLMTSTPTTATISKSPMSVQLPVSTQAALVGLEPQDKVKQRLQPQVPISLPGINEDNKTLKTKNACTQQQAINKTSGGIGSNCNDSGNSEYMVKTSQEGLKLTINKTSSSTTTSKLSSSLTSSSSSSCSSTFPSSTSSSSSKSVLKSKQGLGSPSSHHGSSSLALNKKIHTGLKPGVSSGPASKKPSSPTLYKSSSSSSLGSSSKHMFQKSYSSGSLSTKLGSGSSNSSSSAYGLSKSHSTNSFGEYRSRTSKKSHSASTSPALQTPYASSTNSQSQPASRLDHQADMLKILQYASPTMAASMEGFMKGLNSKFQIPKLSQRNSNSASGSSTNNNTSSTASTSTTSTTTTTIIAINPSDKKLPSCPTTQNQPAHSKHHTQSSMSTLSTNVNQGTPTSSSYSSSLSSSKSVPAFESSAPSKSTSLDFLNTATKSSVNPTHIGDDAMRGTSAATTAPPSLTSK
- the LOC106087871 gene encoding mediator of RNA polymerase II transcription subunit 1 isoform X1, whose protein sequence is MATLNIKPVVTTVGGANANLLSNLPSTAEKNKQWQRELLMERIRSHSSQHKTFQELSKGMRMGMLEKRYPLDAVEKSNLQKCLDNMQHCIKVTSRQGLVERLESLSRQLSLKFSDDTKALFISTDMFYLEILLDSNGSLTDVKVHHESKVEQQSCSELVDCLNRGDFADFTAQLEGFSSIYQLNAESKVKIKAYDAMQAMETDLYNIFQMQNFSKDAAQVLQDSAVGIVMQRRGGHPMRLVYFVSPYDLISLETKTLQPINLDTFSNKKIGFSVTVNLEASSANKLQILPTVTFSKDPQSGMDMPVFAPLTQMNSMLLPATFVLRLNKSLPVCYNTMRAMGLCPAAMGGDNTASMSSSSTLESQNKPPVIANIMSLVIQTASEQQTKTSQKGLFVCLPDQTHCYFFTENKLMKSTLIHSVPFTEPSQVHKILEFLKKMALFYSLLASCVRPQSKMGIDVDSTTVLEVNAISFQQISVALQHPYEESMATVEFDLRSGVPQCTIYSISKNYDILSIKLTSIVQKCLSIPVTIRALLKFWDQERIKMFQRNLGATTAALGGSGGGPSATSGGGNPHSSYGNFSMTGGSNDPGGGMGRMPGMGGGGSGGLPGGVPIKMETNSVGQQRLSSQMPAVGSAGFLKFKSAAGDIKQEDFHESPKSQTTTSILAADTMTASNLMQSNLEVNSLGHQQQQQQQKQLEQQIADHDIADKYKNIWKDKTTNLKNSVSITPINAESSNSTPLDVKRTGGIEIIPLTGQSNNPSVNAASNATSPINNNGSTTITITPINAGSSSLATSSSSLVNKEKKLASSSANSLGPSVGTIPSSSSSSSSSSSSSKRSLDSSEGQKDKKRKKRRDDSPMGPPEKIFSRQNSPAGSSEAAVTTVARKFSSPSSSPKGSSGGLLATSVAGSSLSARPSPKHSPVYSSPKHNTASNSPKSPFGTHSSPKHGSSGKPSMSTLKSATAASPKEKSSSSSSSMTSASVLSTAALVRSLTSSSGSSSSTSSPSTSSVNAKAAAAAAVKSSMGVTTMQQMKSVPGLSLMTAAAPSNFAGGSNSALDLNAGMRKGVAAAVSLMTSTPTTATISKSPMSVQLPVSTQAALVGLEPQDKVKQRLQPQVPISLPGINEDNKTLKTKNACTQQQAINKTSGGIGSNCNDSGNSEYMVKTSQEGLKLTINKTSSSTTTSKLSSSLTSSSSSSCSSTFPSSTSSSSSKSVLKSKQGLGSPSSHHGSSSLALNKKIHTGLKPGVSSGPASKKPSSPTLYKSSSSSSLGSSSKHMFQKSYSSGSLSTKLGSGSSNSSSSAYGLSKSHSTNSFGEYRSRTSKKSHSASTSPALQTPYASSTNSQSQPASRLDHQADMLKILQYASPTMAASMEGFMKGLNSKFQIPKLSQRNSNSASGSSTNNNTSSTASTSTTSTTTTTIIAINPSDKKLPSCPTTQNQPAHSKHHTQSSMSTLSTNVNQGTPTSSSYSSSLSSSKSVPAFESSAPSKSTSLDFLNTATKSSVNPTHIGDDAMRGTSAATTAPPSLTSK